One region of Permianibacter fluminis genomic DNA includes:
- the pcaF gene encoding 3-oxoadipyl-CoA thiolase, translated as MNAVFLVDAIRTPIGRYAGALATIRTDDLAALPLRALLTRQPQLEPGLIDEVVFGCANQSGEDNRNVARMASLLAGLPVSVPAITVNRLCASGLDAIIHGARAIACGDADIIVAGGVESMSRSPFVMAKPSAAFGRDQKLEDSTLGWRFINPKMAAQYGVDTMTETAENLAREQQISREDQDAYALRSQQRTAVAQTEQRFAGEILPVEVDGKLISTDEHPRSDTTLAKLASLKPLLRNGSVTAGNASGLNDGAGAMLLMSERALNRHGLTPRARLLASASAGVAPRTMGIGPVPAINKLLQRLRLSVQDFAHIEINEAFAAQVLACSRALGLADDAHQLNPDGGAIALGHPLGLSGLRLVQHAMLSLQQRQQPRALCALCVGVGQGVAMAIERV; from the coding sequence ATGAATGCGGTTTTTCTGGTCGATGCCATCCGCACACCCATCGGCCGTTACGCCGGTGCATTGGCGACCATTCGCACCGATGATCTGGCGGCATTGCCGCTGCGCGCCTTGCTGACCCGGCAACCACAGCTCGAACCGGGCCTGATCGATGAAGTGGTGTTTGGCTGCGCCAACCAATCCGGCGAAGACAATCGCAACGTCGCCCGCATGGCGAGCCTGCTGGCCGGGTTGCCAGTCAGCGTGCCGGCGATCACGGTCAACCGGCTGTGCGCCTCCGGACTCGACGCCATCATCCACGGTGCCCGTGCCATTGCCTGCGGCGATGCCGACATCATCGTTGCCGGTGGCGTCGAATCGATGAGCCGGTCACCGTTCGTCATGGCCAAACCGAGTGCAGCATTCGGCCGCGACCAGAAGCTGGAAGACAGCACGCTCGGCTGGCGTTTCATCAATCCGAAAATGGCGGCGCAATACGGCGTCGACACCATGACCGAAACCGCCGAGAACCTGGCGCGCGAGCAACAAATCAGCCGTGAGGATCAAGATGCCTACGCACTGCGCTCGCAGCAGCGCACCGCTGTCGCGCAAACCGAACAGCGCTTCGCCGGCGAAATTCTGCCGGTCGAAGTCGACGGCAAACTGATCAGCACCGACGAACATCCGCGCAGCGATACCACGCTTGCCAAACTCGCCAGCCTGAAACCGCTGCTGCGCAACGGCAGCGTCACCGCCGGCAATGCCTCCGGCCTGAACGATGGCGCTGGCGCCATGCTGCTGATGTCGGAGCGCGCACTGAATCGCCATGGCTTGACGCCGCGCGCGCGACTGCTCGCCAGCGCCAGTGCCGGCGTGGCCCCGCGCACGATGGGCATCGGTCCAGTGCCTGCCATCAACAAACTGCTGCAACGCCTGCGGTTGTCGGTGCAGGATTTTGCCCACATCGAAATCAACGAGGCGTTCGCCGCGCAAGTGCTCGCCTGCAGCCGCGCGCTCGGCCTCGCTGACGACGCCCACCAGCTCAATCCGGATGGCGGTGCCATCGCTCTCGGCCACCCGCTTGGCCTGTCCGGTTTGCGCCTGGTGCAACACGCCATGCTGAGCTTGCAGCAGCGACAACAACCGCGCGCGCTGTGCGCGCTATGTGTAGGTGTTGGCCAGGGCGTGGCAATGGCGATCGAGCGGGTTTGA